Part of the Quercus lobata isolate SW786 chromosome 6, ValleyOak3.0 Primary Assembly, whole genome shotgun sequence genome, tgtaaaactttcttctcaaaaaaaaaaatttttgtaaaacttAAGAGTTTGGTTAAGTGCTTTTCAGACCTCATAAGATTTATGAGTTTATGGttcatgtctttattttttgaaaaaaaaaaaaaaacatcatttttatagAGCAATAATTATACCTTAATTTATGTCCTTAGAACACTAGTTAACAAAAACCTAAGCTAAAGATCTTATGAACTgcttataatagaaaattaattaCTCCTAGTTAAAATCCTTTGCAACCAAGCTTTAACAAGGAAAAATAAGAGTTTGCATTTATTTAGGATCTCTAGTCAAGATTTTGCTTTGCGTAGATTGTGAAAAAAATGACGAGGATGCATATAAAtccatgatatatatatatatatatatatatataaaatatgaatgAATAGAATTGGTTTGGATTCCctaacaatctttttttttcaatggtgtGTGTGAGTTTTGGCCCCAGGCCTCCAAGGCAAGAATCTTTCTTATTGTTCATAAAAGTAGCAGTAATTAGCATGAACATGCAATTTACAGTCATTGACTCATGCAGCTCTAAGATCTTGCATAGTACATAgttcatacataaaataatttgtaaatttactTAGCAATTGCTAAATATAAAGCTTTTATTGGTTGTATatgcctcaaaaaaaaattgagagagagagaagcatgTATGTGCCTAAAAACAATACTCGGTAATTAAGTTAAGATGCAGTTCAAGCAGAAAGCAGGTATCAGAACGGCAAAGTATACACCAGAAATATGCAACAACTATGATGCCCTATATTGATATCAACCAGTACTTATTTCTATTTCTGACATTCTGGACATCTCAAACTCTACAAGCGTGATAACCATAttttatctatatttatattgaaaaaaaaaagtttataaacaaataaagaatGCCATCTGATCTAATGAACATTATGAACCAATAGATATAACTCTCATTACCTCATACTTTTTCCTCCTCAGTAGCAACTCAAATTTCTATCAGCACTCTAACAATGGCcttcaatccttttttttttttttggcttgaagtCAGGAAGGATCTGCAATCCATATTATCTCTATAGTGTCATTACGCCGCTATCTGAGTGCTCCACCTGCTAAGAAGATTGCACAAATTCATCCTCTGCATGTGTCAAACCTCTCTAACGCGCTATGTTGCACAGAGGGCATTGAGCAACACATGAACTAACATGAGGTCTACAAAATACTGGTGCCCAATTTGCCCATCTCTCCACTTCATCTTTGCTGGAGCCCGGCCATAATGCACTCCATCATTGCATCGGTTATCAAAATGCCAAGGAAATGTCATATCAAAGTCATCAATCACGCCGGAAACTACCCCAGCTTGCTTCAATTTCTCCACCAATACCCCATTAAACGCCTCCATCTTATTGGGGTTAAATGCAAGTGACCGTGCATATCCACCAGTTGCTATTGTGGTCCTGTAAAAAACCTTTGGCACTGCCAGCCCTCTCCGCTTCACTGACTCCAAAACTTCTGCCCAAAACGAAGCTGCATAATCTGCCCCAGCAGAGAAAGCCCTTATGTTTTTCCACTTAACACCATCATGTAATCCAGAGTTCATGATCATAGTGTCTGGAACAGTGTCTTCTGAGAAGTACTGTTTTAATAAATTCCTAAACCCTTCATCTTGCAACGAATTCAAACCTTCATAATTCTTTGTCTCATTCCAATGCCCGTTGAAAATGCTAGTAATTCTAACTGTCTGAGACGGGTCTTTTGGATTTGAGAAGTTCATATCAAACCGCCTAGGAACTGAGGGGATCTCAGGTAAATCTAGAACAAAATTGAGCATGTTTCGTATCGTGTCAACATGATTTGAGTCACCCCAGAAGAAAATCCAGCGATTCTTCAAGCAATTCCAAGCAGAATCAGCTACAAACAATCTAAAAGTACAGTGTGTCGAGTAGACCCAACCATTACTCTCTAACAATCCTAATGAACCACTACACCATGGACTCTGGCATGGAAAGTCAGGTTTTAGGCATCGGTACCGCCCATCATTACCAATTTCGCAATCATCATTCTTACCATGCCGAGTCCACCTCCCATACCAAATATCCCTGCTAAAATCAGATTCTTTACAAGTTTGTAGTTCAGGTAAATGACTTGAACCTTTGTAAAACCTGATTGGAATCCTACGAAGCTCACGGTCAACTGCAAACCGCCAAGGTGAAAACTTCAGACCCTCAAAGTGCCTATAAAGCAAGATCACAGTGAGATGGTAATCCCCAACAAAATCCGGATGAACCTGAAGTGAAACAGAATAAGACCCGTTGCCAAAATCTTTGACTAAAGGCCTAGATTTATAAGAATCCCCTGAAAGATCTGTCTCAAAGTAATCCCCACCTAAACACCTAGGATTTCCATACTCATCCAGTGCTTGAAAACCAAACTCATGGATTTCACCAGCTGACAAACTAATCAAGTTCCCACCTCTATTATCCAAACCAGGAATTGAAATATTCAGTGTCTTAGAATCCTTACAGGGTTCACCTCCTGGAGCTAACCACCTGGCCAGAAGATTGGAGGTCAAGTTGGGTTCCAATTCAGCTGAAACCCAACTCAAATTTGACAAAGCTATGTGGTGCATTTGATTCCTGGCTGGTTTTTTAGGAAGCCCAGTTGAATTCTTAACAATAAGTGGTTCAAGAATGTTGGAATTGAAGTGGGTCGGATTAGATACAATGTTGGATGCGTTAAGATGCAATTTTTGATGGGTTTGTGTGAGATTCACAGGACGAGTGCTGACCTTCATGGTTCTGTAATCTTGCCTGAGCCTCCAAGCTTCAAGAAAGCTCTTAATGGTGCACCCATCTACGCTCCAAACGACAACCatcccaacaaaaacaaaagctgtCAGCAACCCAATGCGCCAGTGAAGCAAGGGACCTGACCTTGACATCCATGGATTCCAAGGTGGTGAACTCACTGCCTTCTCTGGCATCTCTAAtccacaccaccaccactaccacaaAAGCACCAACCTAGAAAAAACACACCCagaaaatgcaaaaagaaaaaaagaaaaccaggTTAACAAGTTAATTTCTTTCtcaacaaaaaccaacaaacaataataaaaaattttaaaaaaaaaaaaaaaaagacacttattttctcaagaaaattgAACACATGGCACATGCACATGcccagaaacaaaaacaaataataacaacaacaaaaaaatggaatctttttgtttttgttggattAAAGCATAAGTTTTGATattaaaagaaagatgaaaataaCAGAAAAGTAAAAACTTGACTTTAACTTACAGGTTATGTTACAAGGtaggaatttttgtttctttaagcttctcTAACAGATAAAATCCCTCCGAGAAGGGAAGGCCCGAAAACGAAGCACAATGCAGCTCTCAAATATTggacttttctctttcttttctgttcCTATGGTCTCAACTTTCaacagaaagaaagagagactcagagagacagagagagagagagaaatggttcattattttttactctctttgccttttataataattacaaaagtatttttgtttttttttttaaacatgatAATTAGTTATAATTACAAAAGTTCGTTAGCAATAAATTGGCTTTCTCAAAAATAGTGTAGCCAAAGacagaaattgaaaataaaaaaagtgatgtttgtatttttggatataaaaaagattaattatTAGATGGTTATTAAAAATGGAGGGAGTGAGGTaaagtaattttaaaaaaaattatgtgtccaatattttcataacacttttataataaatccaAGTAAAAgattgttattaattattaaaatttgttgtaaaagtgttgttaAAACGTTATGGACTAGCacttgccaattttttttatttataaaataaaaagagaaatgtcatgttcacaatatttttaaaataaattttatataacagATTATTATTTGCTATCACTAGTGGGTAAGAAAGTGATTTTACTGCTGGattcaaataaaaatcctaTAACAATCTACCAACtaatatttgttgtgaaaattttataaacttagTACttctcaaataataaaaaaaatatttgcatttttagaCATAACGaagattaaatattttattataaaatatatttgtatttcaTGATTATGAAAAATGGGGAGAGTGAGGtgaagtattttattttattaatagaaaaacaaaaaagagattttttgtatttttagacATAGTAAAGATTAATTAATAGATGGTTACGGAAAATGGAGGGAATGAGGTgaagtgttttattttatttttgggggggttaggaaagaaagaatgaaagaaagaaagagacttGCGTGAGAGGAAGACAATTTTTATAGTGTTTGGACCAAAATGCCCTTGATATGTTGAAATAATGGCAGGAATGTACGGATGAATAATGGAGGACAGAGAAAGATAAGCCGCGTTGTGACTTTGTGATAAGATTGGAAAGGCTCATTCGTCGGTGATTGCGGTGATGGCATTTATGTCTTTTTATGGGCACATTAAATTAATTGTTGGGGAATGTGCATGGTGGGTTTGGCAAGTACCAAACGTAGCTCAGCTTTAAAAGCAAAAGGCATCTTTGTAATACGCAACCACGTGCACTGTTTTCATCATCTGTGCGGTGTCCATCACAAACAGTGCTTAAAAATTAGCTATTCCAATAGGTGGCTTTGCCATTGTGGgtccaaaccaaaaaaagagacaaaaaatccaaaactaaaaaataagatctaaaaaattttaatatgtaaaagactaaaatatattttgggtCTTAAAGGTTAAAAGTTAGAATTGTTTTTAGTCGGTTTGggaatttgtttgtttgtttttgtttttaaatcttatttgtttagtttagtaTAATAGTATTTCATAACTTATTTACAtggtatttataatttttgatagCTTAAGAGTAAGAtatcatttttggtaatttttaggttaaatgtgttatgaaaaattatgtattgttttatttcaaagCAGCTAAAAGCTACTTTATTTGCAAGAAAGCCAAGACAATAAGTAAAAAATGTagcttttttttaacaattctcAAGCTCACACTTTATTTTGTTCCCTTATGcgttaaaattttaattttaatagttcatgtttgattttgttattatattggTTTTTTACGTTTCAAAATTATCACTTTGTCTTcatgtcttatatatatatataagactaAAGTATATCCTTAACTTTTAAAGGTGAGATTActttcattttttctaatatattttaaaattttcattttgattgttcacgttttattctatttttatattggtattttatgttttaatattatCATTTTGCGCCTTCCAGTTTGATTCAATTTTTCATTTCGTCATTTACATTTCAACCCTTCATTCCAGCacttcatgaaaaaaaaaaatgaaaagtaaaatagaaaactaaatctAACATGAAGGGgcaatatgaaaattttgaaacataaatgGCCAATATGAAAAAGAACCAAACATAAAaggcaaaaatgaaaattttgaaacataaaatgttaaaaatataaagggaACGTTATGACATTATGGAATGTTTAGAGAGTAATTAACTGAGATTATATTGTTTTTAGACCTATATTAATGATTGTTTATAAAATGTTTGAAatccacaatattttaataacaccaaaataatataatagtatgcaaaaataacaaagtataaaatttggttacaaattGATACGgaactatatttttcaacctATTACGTAATGATTTATAAACTATttctttaaactattaattcATTAAGAGAATAGTTAACAAATACTCTAGGGTATttgtttaagaaatattttttaaaactttttattaaaaataaaatagaaactaatttttttttttttccgaatgtaatattaaatttttttttaataatatattaactctAAAAAAAGTCCCTATAGGTATCTATTGACAAGACCTATTCATTAATTAGGTGCTTggtatttctcaaaaaaaaaaaaaaaattaggtgcTTGGTGATTCGTGCTATGATGTTTCTTGTTGTCCAAACTTGACATTAGGGccacaattttaattttcttgttcaCAAGGGATATTTTAGTTGCAGGGGACGCATTGAAAACTATACGTCGCTATGAATTATGAAACATCCTATTCCAACAAAGCATGGTGATCTACGCCATCGCCATTTAAAAATTGGCATTGGTGTGCAACCGTAGACCAGACCTTAATACTAAATCGATATCTTCCACGCACAATATTTAAggtaaataaaatattttataaattgtttttaaaaagtttgtattaatccattcaaaattaaataatgagATATTTAAGAAAATAAGAGAACATTTTACCTGAAGTTATAGGAGTAAAACCTATAGTGTaagatcaattttttattttgtttaaaaataaaatttgatagatgattgaaataatttaaaataactaataaatttatttttattttttcaaactgttagtgaaataatttcatttaaaatattaatttattcttttagaAAGTTTGatcaaaatttcacaaatactATAATTAGTTCGATAATTTGAATGTAATTAATAGTTATATGCAAGTCAAGCTTAGTAACTTAAACTTATAACCAAGTTGAGGTATTAAAGTAGTTGAATATATGGTTGAACCTCTAGGTGGGAGAGGTGGCTGTTGGTTTgtcccctataaaaatagggtCTTGCAGCTCTAGTGTTTATACGGGGAGTCCATCTCAACTTGCCCATTGTCCTTGGGTTAAAGAGCACCCCCATCCACCAAGGGTGGGTAGCTCTCGATAGTTATAAGTAGTGAGGAGTACTCTTTTGTTTatcaagataaaaattctaaatgTTTGAAACAGAGGTCCGTGggatataaagaaaagaaaataaaagaaaaacatctaTTTCAATTTCACATAATTACATTGTGTAAGATACAACTTTTCTTATATAGCAGTATAAAATAGTATGAAGAGTTCTAGGAAAGCTTAAAGGTAATACACCTAATTTTGATCCAAATACTCCATATTAttcctatataaaaaaaataataataaaaactccatattattcctatatatatattattttatatcatttatttctaggacactttttttttttttaaagatagatCTTATATTAGATGAATGGTCACTCAAAAATCGTAGTAAGATCAACTCTACTGAACTATtgttacaataaaattttgacaactttataaatttaaaaaaaaaaaaaaaaaaaaaattgttggcgACGCAACTAGTGTTACATATTTAACAtgatttttgctaaaaaaataagGCTTgtagtttcaagtttcaactccATTgcaaaaatgttataaataattgagGACTTTTGATATCAActcaattatgaaaattttatttttgagaaaatggaaCAAATTTTACAAAGAGGAGTCGTTCTTACCATTACAatggatttatatatatatatatatatatatatacaatatataaatgtctttgtttttttgagtaaatttctttaatttttagaagCGATGtataaatgtctttttttttttttttgagaaaagcgATATATAAATGTCTTTATATAAGAAGTTGGATATAAAT contains:
- the LOC115995273 gene encoding uncharacterized protein LOC115995273, producing MPEKAVSSPPWNPWMSRSGPLLHWRIGLLTAFVFVGMVVVWSVDGCTIKSFLEAWRLRQDYRTMKVSTRPVNLTQTHQKLHLNASNIVSNPTHFNSNILEPLIVKNSTGLPKKPARNQMHHIALSNLSWVSAELEPNLTSNLLARWLAPGGEPCKDSKTLNISIPGLDNRGGNLISLSAGEIHEFGFQALDEYGNPRCLGGDYFETDLSGDSYKSRPLVKDFGNGSYSVSLQVHPDFVGDYHLTVILLYRHFEGLKFSPWRFAVDRELRRIPIRFYKGSSHLPELQTCKESDFSRDIWYGRWTRHGKNDDCEIGNDGRYRCLKPDFPCQSPWCSGSLGLLESNGWVYSTHCTFRLFVADSAWNCLKNRWIFFWGDSNHVDTIRNMLNFVLDLPEIPSVPRRFDMNFSNPKDPSQTVRITSIFNGHWNETKNYEGLNSLQDEGFRNLLKQYFSEDTVPDTMIMNSGLHDGVKWKNIRAFSAGADYAASFWAEVLESVKRRGLAVPKVFYRTTIATGGYARSLAFNPNKMEAFNGVLVEKLKQAGVVSGVIDDFDMTFPWHFDNRCNDGVHYGRAPAKMKWRDGQIGHQYFVDLMLVHVLLNALCAT